A region of Channa argus isolate prfri chromosome 8, Channa argus male v1.0, whole genome shotgun sequence DNA encodes the following proteins:
- the prdm5 gene encoding PR domain zinc finger protein 5 isoform X1 encodes MTMLGMYVPDRFSLKSSKVQDGIGLYTARRVKKGEKFGPFAGEKKRPSELDESSDTRLMWEVRGSKGDVLYILDASNPRYANWLRFVHQAPSQEQKNLAAIQDGENIFYLAVDDIETDTELLIGYLDSDMEEEDEEEEEEVIKDEDENSKDAKHLVEMELVIKKEDHPCLLCESSFPSEEILAAHLQSLHQRPSTEEKEFRCRNCGKKFPIKQALQRHVLHCSESLDPSGDSKAHQCSICNNTFSSESSFEQHKEACKGDARFICKAESCGKRFKSKDALKKHKGNVHTGSARRKLTCTICNRKCSSSLNLQEHRKIHEIFDCHSCDKKFISTNQLKRHMITHSEKRPYTCEICTRSFKRLDQVTAHKIIHSEDKPYKCKLCGKEFAHRNVYKNHKKTHSEERPFQCEECKALFRTPFSLQRHLLIHNSERTFKCDQCDATFKRKDTLNVHIQVVHDGHKKYKCDLCEKAFVTPSVLKSHKKTHTGEKEKICPYCGQKFASNGTLRVHIRSHTGERPYQCPYCDKAFSKNDGLKMHIRTHTREKPYKCSECNKAFSQKRGLDEHMRTHTGEKPFQCDVCDLSFSLKKMLSRHKLTHNPNRPMAECQLCHKKFTRNDYLKVHMENVHGETES; translated from the exons ATGACAATGTTGGGTATGTATGTGCCAGACAGATTTTCTCTGAAATCGTCAAAGGTCCAGGATGGAATCGGTCTTTACACGGCGAGGCGAGTCAAaaag GGAGAAAAGTTTGGCCCCTTTGCAGGTGAGAAAAAGCGGCCTAGTGAGCTGGATGAAAGCTCGGACACCAGGCTGATGTGGGAG GTCCGAGGCAGTAAAGGAGATGTGCTGTATATTCTGGATGCGAGTAACCCACGCTATGCCAACTGGCTGCGGTTTGTCCACCAGGCGCCTTCACAAGAGCAGAAGAACTTGGCAGCTATACAG GATGGAGAAAACATCTTTTACCTGGCTGTGGATGAcatagagacagacacagagctcCTCATAGGCTACCTTGATAGCGAtatggaggaagaggatgaggaagaagaggaggaggtcaTTAAAGATGAGGACGAGAACAGTAAAGACGCCAAGCATCTTGTTGAAATGG AACTAGTAATAAAGAAGGAGGACCACCCCTGCTTGCTGTGCGAGAGCAGTTTTCCCAGTGAGGAGATCCTGGCCGCCCACCTTCAGAGTCTGCATCAGAGGCCCAGCACCGAAGAGAAGGAGTTCAGATGCAGAAACTGTGGCAAGAAGTTCCCCATCAAACAGGCTTTGCAGCGCCA TGTTTTGCATTGTTCTGAGTCACTGGATCCATCAGGCGACTCTAAAGCCCACCAGTGCTCCATCTGTAACAACACTTTCAGCTCGGAGTCCAG TTTTGAACAGCATAAAGAAGCCTGTAAAGGAGATGCCAGGTTTATCTGTAAAGCAGAGAGCTGTGGCAAAAGATTCAAGAGCAAGGACGCTCTGAAGAAGCATAAAGGAAATGTTCACACAG ggagTGCACGGAGGAAACTCACATGTACCATATGCAACCGAAAATGCTCCTCCTCTCTGAATCTACAAGAACATAGAAAG ATACATGAAATATTTGACTGCCATTCATGTGATAAGAAGTTCATTTCTACCAATCAGCTTAAACGTCATATGATAACGCATTCAG AGAAGCGACCGTATACCTGTGAAATCTGCACTCGGTCATTCAAGCGTCTGGACCAGGTGACAGCTCATAAGATCATCCACAGTGAAGACAAACCGTACAAGTGTAAGCTGTGTGGAAAAGAGTTCGCTCACCGCAACGTCTACAAGAATCATAAGAAG ACCCACTCTGAGGAAAGACCTTTCCAGTGTGAAGAGTGCAAAGCACTGTTCCGCACCCCTTTCTCACTACAACGTCACCTACTCATCCACAACA GTGAGAGGACATTCAAGTGTGACCAGTGCGATGCCACCTTCAAGAGAAAGGACACGCTGAACGTCCACATCCAGGTGGTGCACGATGGCCACAAGAAGTACAAGTGTGACCTGTGTGAGAAGGCCTTTGTCACTCCTTCTGTCCTCAAGAGCCACAAGAAG acacacacaggggaaAAGGAGAAGATCTGCCCCTACTGTGGACAAAAGTTTGCCAGCAACGGCACTCTAAGGGTCCACATCCGCAGCCATACAG GTGAGCGTCCGTACCAGTGCCCCTACTGTGACAAAGCATTCAGCAAGAACGATGGCCTGAAGATGCACATCCGCACACACACTCGT GAGAAGCCATACAAATGCAGTGAGTGCAACAAGGCCTTCAGCCAGAAAAGAGGACTGGACGAGCACATGAGGACgcacacaggagagaaacctTTCCAATGTGAT gTGTGTGACCTGTCATTCAGTTTGAAGAAGATGCTCAGcagacacaaactgacacacaaCCCTAACCGGCCAATGGCAGAGTGCCAGCTGTGCCATAAGAAGTTCACCAGGAACGACTACCTCAAAGTACACATGGAGAATGTTCACGGGGAAACAGAGAGTTAG
- the prdm5 gene encoding PR domain zinc finger protein 5 isoform X3 encodes MTMLGMYVPDRFSLKSSKVQDGIGLYTARRVKKGEKFGPFAGEKKRPSELDESSDTRLMWEVRGSKGDVLYILDASNPRYANWLRFVHQAPSQEQKNLAAIQDGENIFYLAVDDIETDTELLIGYLDSDMEEEDEEEEEEVIKDEDENSKDAKHLVEMELVIKKEDHPCLLCESSFPSEEILAAHLQSLHQRPSTEEKEFRCRNCGKKFPIKQALQRHVLHCSESLDPSGDSKAHQCSICNNTFSSESSFEQHKEACKGDARFICKAESCGKRFKSKDALKKHKGNVHTGSARRKLTCTICNRKCSSSLNLQEHRKIHEIFDCHSCDKKFISTNQLKRHMITHSEKRPYTCEICTRSFKRLDQVTAHKIIHSEDKPYKCKLCGKEFAHRNVYKNHKKTHSEERPFQCEECKALFRTPFSLQRHLLIHNSERTFKCDQCDATFKRKDTLNVHIQVVHDGHKKYKCDLCEKAFVTPSVLKSHKKTHTGEKEKICPYCGQKFASNGTLRVHIRSHTGERPYQCPYCDKAFSKNDGLKMHIRTHTREPS; translated from the exons ATGACAATGTTGGGTATGTATGTGCCAGACAGATTTTCTCTGAAATCGTCAAAGGTCCAGGATGGAATCGGTCTTTACACGGCGAGGCGAGTCAAaaag GGAGAAAAGTTTGGCCCCTTTGCAGGTGAGAAAAAGCGGCCTAGTGAGCTGGATGAAAGCTCGGACACCAGGCTGATGTGGGAG GTCCGAGGCAGTAAAGGAGATGTGCTGTATATTCTGGATGCGAGTAACCCACGCTATGCCAACTGGCTGCGGTTTGTCCACCAGGCGCCTTCACAAGAGCAGAAGAACTTGGCAGCTATACAG GATGGAGAAAACATCTTTTACCTGGCTGTGGATGAcatagagacagacacagagctcCTCATAGGCTACCTTGATAGCGAtatggaggaagaggatgaggaagaagaggaggaggtcaTTAAAGATGAGGACGAGAACAGTAAAGACGCCAAGCATCTTGTTGAAATGG AACTAGTAATAAAGAAGGAGGACCACCCCTGCTTGCTGTGCGAGAGCAGTTTTCCCAGTGAGGAGATCCTGGCCGCCCACCTTCAGAGTCTGCATCAGAGGCCCAGCACCGAAGAGAAGGAGTTCAGATGCAGAAACTGTGGCAAGAAGTTCCCCATCAAACAGGCTTTGCAGCGCCA TGTTTTGCATTGTTCTGAGTCACTGGATCCATCAGGCGACTCTAAAGCCCACCAGTGCTCCATCTGTAACAACACTTTCAGCTCGGAGTCCAG TTTTGAACAGCATAAAGAAGCCTGTAAAGGAGATGCCAGGTTTATCTGTAAAGCAGAGAGCTGTGGCAAAAGATTCAAGAGCAAGGACGCTCTGAAGAAGCATAAAGGAAATGTTCACACAG ggagTGCACGGAGGAAACTCACATGTACCATATGCAACCGAAAATGCTCCTCCTCTCTGAATCTACAAGAACATAGAAAG ATACATGAAATATTTGACTGCCATTCATGTGATAAGAAGTTCATTTCTACCAATCAGCTTAAACGTCATATGATAACGCATTCAG AGAAGCGACCGTATACCTGTGAAATCTGCACTCGGTCATTCAAGCGTCTGGACCAGGTGACAGCTCATAAGATCATCCACAGTGAAGACAAACCGTACAAGTGTAAGCTGTGTGGAAAAGAGTTCGCTCACCGCAACGTCTACAAGAATCATAAGAAG ACCCACTCTGAGGAAAGACCTTTCCAGTGTGAAGAGTGCAAAGCACTGTTCCGCACCCCTTTCTCACTACAACGTCACCTACTCATCCACAACA GTGAGAGGACATTCAAGTGTGACCAGTGCGATGCCACCTTCAAGAGAAAGGACACGCTGAACGTCCACATCCAGGTGGTGCACGATGGCCACAAGAAGTACAAGTGTGACCTGTGTGAGAAGGCCTTTGTCACTCCTTCTGTCCTCAAGAGCCACAAGAAG acacacacaggggaaAAGGAGAAGATCTGCCCCTACTGTGGACAAAAGTTTGCCAGCAACGGCACTCTAAGGGTCCACATCCGCAGCCATACAG GTGAGCGTCCGTACCAGTGCCCCTACTGTGACAAAGCATTCAGCAAGAACGATGGCCTGAAGATGCACATCCGCACACACACTCGT GAGCCATCCTAA
- the prdm5 gene encoding PR domain zinc finger protein 5 isoform X2 produces the protein MTMLGMYVPDRFSLKSSKVQDGIGLYTARRVKKGEKFGPFAGEKKRPSELDESSDTRLMWEVRGSKGDVLYILDASNPRYANWLRFVHQAPSQEQKNLAAIQDGENIFYLAVDDIETDTELLIGYLDSDMEEEDEEEEEEVIKDEDENSKDAKHLVEMELVIKKEDHPCLLCESSFPSEEILAAHLQSLHQRPSTEEKEFRCRNCGKKFPIKQALQRHVLHCSESLDPSGDSKAHQCSICNNTFSSESSFEQHKEACKGDARFICKAESCGKRFKSKDALKKHKGNVHTGSARRKLTCTICNRKCSSSLNLQEHRKIHEIFDCHSCDKKFISTNQLKRHMITHSEKRPYTCEICTRSFKRLDQVTAHKIIHSEDKPYKCKLCGKEFAHRNVYKNHKKTHSEERPFQCEECKALFRTPFSLQRHLLIHNSERTFKCDQCDATFKRKDTLNVHIQVVHDGHKKYKCDLCEKAFVTPSVLKSHKKTHTGEKEKICPYCGQKFASNGTLRVHIRSHTGWLLLQWSYWAISICAHVSVRTSAPTVTKHSARTMA, from the exons ATGACAATGTTGGGTATGTATGTGCCAGACAGATTTTCTCTGAAATCGTCAAAGGTCCAGGATGGAATCGGTCTTTACACGGCGAGGCGAGTCAAaaag GGAGAAAAGTTTGGCCCCTTTGCAGGTGAGAAAAAGCGGCCTAGTGAGCTGGATGAAAGCTCGGACACCAGGCTGATGTGGGAG GTCCGAGGCAGTAAAGGAGATGTGCTGTATATTCTGGATGCGAGTAACCCACGCTATGCCAACTGGCTGCGGTTTGTCCACCAGGCGCCTTCACAAGAGCAGAAGAACTTGGCAGCTATACAG GATGGAGAAAACATCTTTTACCTGGCTGTGGATGAcatagagacagacacagagctcCTCATAGGCTACCTTGATAGCGAtatggaggaagaggatgaggaagaagaggaggaggtcaTTAAAGATGAGGACGAGAACAGTAAAGACGCCAAGCATCTTGTTGAAATGG AACTAGTAATAAAGAAGGAGGACCACCCCTGCTTGCTGTGCGAGAGCAGTTTTCCCAGTGAGGAGATCCTGGCCGCCCACCTTCAGAGTCTGCATCAGAGGCCCAGCACCGAAGAGAAGGAGTTCAGATGCAGAAACTGTGGCAAGAAGTTCCCCATCAAACAGGCTTTGCAGCGCCA TGTTTTGCATTGTTCTGAGTCACTGGATCCATCAGGCGACTCTAAAGCCCACCAGTGCTCCATCTGTAACAACACTTTCAGCTCGGAGTCCAG TTTTGAACAGCATAAAGAAGCCTGTAAAGGAGATGCCAGGTTTATCTGTAAAGCAGAGAGCTGTGGCAAAAGATTCAAGAGCAAGGACGCTCTGAAGAAGCATAAAGGAAATGTTCACACAG ggagTGCACGGAGGAAACTCACATGTACCATATGCAACCGAAAATGCTCCTCCTCTCTGAATCTACAAGAACATAGAAAG ATACATGAAATATTTGACTGCCATTCATGTGATAAGAAGTTCATTTCTACCAATCAGCTTAAACGTCATATGATAACGCATTCAG AGAAGCGACCGTATACCTGTGAAATCTGCACTCGGTCATTCAAGCGTCTGGACCAGGTGACAGCTCATAAGATCATCCACAGTGAAGACAAACCGTACAAGTGTAAGCTGTGTGGAAAAGAGTTCGCTCACCGCAACGTCTACAAGAATCATAAGAAG ACCCACTCTGAGGAAAGACCTTTCCAGTGTGAAGAGTGCAAAGCACTGTTCCGCACCCCTTTCTCACTACAACGTCACCTACTCATCCACAACA GTGAGAGGACATTCAAGTGTGACCAGTGCGATGCCACCTTCAAGAGAAAGGACACGCTGAACGTCCACATCCAGGTGGTGCACGATGGCCACAAGAAGTACAAGTGTGACCTGTGTGAGAAGGCCTTTGTCACTCCTTCTGTCCTCAAGAGCCACAAGAAG acacacacaggggaaAAGGAGAAGATCTGCCCCTACTGTGGACAAAAGTTTGCCAGCAACGGCACTCTAAGGGTCCACATCCGCAGCCATACAG GGTGGCTTCTTCTACAATGGTCATATTGGGCAATATCTATCTGTGCACAT GTGAGCGTCCGTACCAGTGCCCCTACTGTGACAAAGCATTCAGCAAGAACGATGGCCTGA
- the prdm5 gene encoding PR domain zinc finger protein 5 isoform X4, which translates to MTMLGMYVPDRFSLKSSKVQDGIGLYTARRVKKGEKFGPFAGEKKRPSELDESSDTRLMWEVRGSKGDVLYILDASNPRYANWLRFVHQAPSQEQKNLAAIQDGENIFYLAVDDIETDTELLIGYLDSDMEEEDEEEEEEVIKDEDENSKDAKHLVEMELVIKKEDHPCLLCESSFPSEEILAAHLQSLHQRPSTEEKEFRCRNCGKKFPIKQALQRHVLHCSESLDPSGDSKAHQCSICNNTFSSESSFEQHKEACKGDARFICKAESCGKRFKSKDALKKHKGNVHTGSARRKLTCTICNRKCSSSLNLQEHRKIHEIFDCHSCDKKFISTNQLKRHMITHSEKRPYTCEICTRSFKRLDQVTAHKIIHSEDKPYKCKLCGKEFAHRNVYKNHKKTHSEERPFQCEECKALFRTPFSLQRHLLIHNSERTFKCDQCDATFKRKDTLNVHIQVVHDGHKKYKCDLCEKAFVTPSVLKSHKKTHTGEKEKICPYCGQKFASNGTLRVHIRSHTDEASMSRSRACIG; encoded by the exons ATGACAATGTTGGGTATGTATGTGCCAGACAGATTTTCTCTGAAATCGTCAAAGGTCCAGGATGGAATCGGTCTTTACACGGCGAGGCGAGTCAAaaag GGAGAAAAGTTTGGCCCCTTTGCAGGTGAGAAAAAGCGGCCTAGTGAGCTGGATGAAAGCTCGGACACCAGGCTGATGTGGGAG GTCCGAGGCAGTAAAGGAGATGTGCTGTATATTCTGGATGCGAGTAACCCACGCTATGCCAACTGGCTGCGGTTTGTCCACCAGGCGCCTTCACAAGAGCAGAAGAACTTGGCAGCTATACAG GATGGAGAAAACATCTTTTACCTGGCTGTGGATGAcatagagacagacacagagctcCTCATAGGCTACCTTGATAGCGAtatggaggaagaggatgaggaagaagaggaggaggtcaTTAAAGATGAGGACGAGAACAGTAAAGACGCCAAGCATCTTGTTGAAATGG AACTAGTAATAAAGAAGGAGGACCACCCCTGCTTGCTGTGCGAGAGCAGTTTTCCCAGTGAGGAGATCCTGGCCGCCCACCTTCAGAGTCTGCATCAGAGGCCCAGCACCGAAGAGAAGGAGTTCAGATGCAGAAACTGTGGCAAGAAGTTCCCCATCAAACAGGCTTTGCAGCGCCA TGTTTTGCATTGTTCTGAGTCACTGGATCCATCAGGCGACTCTAAAGCCCACCAGTGCTCCATCTGTAACAACACTTTCAGCTCGGAGTCCAG TTTTGAACAGCATAAAGAAGCCTGTAAAGGAGATGCCAGGTTTATCTGTAAAGCAGAGAGCTGTGGCAAAAGATTCAAGAGCAAGGACGCTCTGAAGAAGCATAAAGGAAATGTTCACACAG ggagTGCACGGAGGAAACTCACATGTACCATATGCAACCGAAAATGCTCCTCCTCTCTGAATCTACAAGAACATAGAAAG ATACATGAAATATTTGACTGCCATTCATGTGATAAGAAGTTCATTTCTACCAATCAGCTTAAACGTCATATGATAACGCATTCAG AGAAGCGACCGTATACCTGTGAAATCTGCACTCGGTCATTCAAGCGTCTGGACCAGGTGACAGCTCATAAGATCATCCACAGTGAAGACAAACCGTACAAGTGTAAGCTGTGTGGAAAAGAGTTCGCTCACCGCAACGTCTACAAGAATCATAAGAAG ACCCACTCTGAGGAAAGACCTTTCCAGTGTGAAGAGTGCAAAGCACTGTTCCGCACCCCTTTCTCACTACAACGTCACCTACTCATCCACAACA GTGAGAGGACATTCAAGTGTGACCAGTGCGATGCCACCTTCAAGAGAAAGGACACGCTGAACGTCCACATCCAGGTGGTGCACGATGGCCACAAGAAGTACAAGTGTGACCTGTGTGAGAAGGCCTTTGTCACTCCTTCTGTCCTCAAGAGCCACAAGAAG acacacacaggggaaAAGGAGAAGATCTGCCCCTACTGTGGACAAAAGTTTGCCAGCAACGGCACTCTAAGGGTCCACATCCGCAGCCATACAG atgAGGCATCCATGTCCAGAAGCAGAGCGTGTATAGGTTAA